The Haloterrigena turkmenica DSM 5511 genome includes the window CTCCGACTCGACCAGAGAGCACATCGAGGACTACATGTCCGCGACGGAGTGTCCGGCCTGTGACGGCACGCGGCTGAAGGCCGCGAGTCGGGCCGTGCTCGTCGACGGGACGGCGATCACTGAGATCAACGCGATGAGCATCGGCGACGCCCTCGAGCACTTCGAATCGATGGAGGCGAACTTCACCGAACGCGAGAAGGTGATCGCCGAGGAGATCTTAAAGGAGATCCGCGCGCGTCTGGGCTTCATGTGCGAGGTCGGCCTCGAGTACCTTACGCTCGATCGGGAGGCCGCGACGCTGTCGGGCGGCGAGAGCCAGCGCATCCGCCTCGCCACGCAGATCGGTTCCGGCCTCGTCGGCGTCCTCTACGTGTTAGACGAGCCCTCGATCGGGCTCCACCAGCGGGACAACGACCGCCTGCTGGACACCTTGGAGGAACTGCGGGACCTCGGAAACACCCTCATCGTCGTCGAACACGACGAGGAGACGATGCGCCGAGCGGACCAGGTCATCGACATGGGGCCCGGTCCGGGCAAGCGCGGCGGCGAGGTCGTCGCCAACGGCCCCGTCGAAGAGGTCAAGGCGACCGAGGGCTCCGTGACGGGCGAGTACCTCTCCGGCCGCCGGCAGATTCCGGTCCCCGACGAACGCCGCGACGCCGACGGGGCACTCACGATCCGCGGCGCCCGCCAGCACAACTTGGACGACGTCGACGTCGACATCCCGCTCGGCAACTTCACGGCGATCACGGGCGTCTCCGGCTCCGGCAAATCGACGCTCATGCACGAGGTGCTCTACAAGGGACTGGCCCGCGAGATGAACGACAACACGTCGGTCATTCCTGGCGACCACGACGCCCTCGAGGGCCTCGAGGACATCGAGACCGTGCGCCTGATCGACCAGTCGCCGATCGGCCGCACACCCCGCTCGAACCCGGCGACGTACACCAACGTCTTCGACTACATCCGCGAGCTGTTCGCTCAGACGAAGCTGGCGAAACAGCGCGGCTACGAGAAGGGACGGTTCTCCTTCAACGTCAAGGGCGGCCGCTGCGAGGAATGCGGCGGACAGGGCACCGTCAAGATCGAGATGAACTTCCTGAGCGACGTCTACGTCCCCTGTGAGGAGTGTGACGGCGCCCGTTACAACGACGCCACGCTCGACGTCACCTACAAGGGCAAGACCATCGCCGACGTCCTCGAGATGGAAGTCGAGGAGGCCTACGAGTTCTTCGAGTCCTCGAGCCAGATCCGACGGCGCCTGAAGCTGCTGAAGGACGTCGGCCTCGACTACATGAAGCTCGGCCAGCCCTCCACGACGCTGTCGGGCGGCGAGGCCCAGCGGATCAAGCTCGCCGAGGAGTTGGGGAAGAAGGACACGGGGGAGACGCTCTACCTGCTCGACGAGCCCACCACCGGGCTCCACAGCGAGGACGAGCGCAAGCTCATCGACGTCCTCCACCGGCTGACCGACAACGGCAACACCGTCGTCGTCATCGAGCACGAGCTCGACCTCGTGAAGAACGCCGACCACATCATCGATCTCGGCCCCGAGGGCGGCGAGAACGGCGGCGAGATCGTCGCGACCGGTACGCCCGAGCAGGTCGCGCAACTCGAAGATTCCCACACCGGACGCTACCTGCGTGATCTGCTGCCGAAAGTGGATCTCGAGGGGCCGCGCGGCGAGCGCGTCGAGCCCGTGACGGCGCCGATGGACGACGACTGATCGCGACTCGACGACCGGTTTCTTGGTTTTCCGCGTTTTCCCGTTTCGCTCTCGTCTCGCCCAGCTCCGACGACCGCGATCCGAACGGGTAATGGCGGCCGCAGCCGAATCGGCGTCCGATGAACGCTCGCAAGGCCGTCCTCCGCCGCGGGCTCGCGGGCGGTGGCGCCGTGACGCTCCTGCTGGCCGTCAGCTTCGTCGCCGCGCTGGGGATTCCGACGACGCCGTCGATGATCGCGATCGTCGCGTGGCTCGTCGCCGTCGGGTGCGGGATGCTCGCCGCCGGCCGCCGGGAGCGGGTCTCGCTCGGGTCGACGACCCTCGAGTGGCCCCGCGTCGCCGCCGCCGCGATCACCCTGCTGGCCGTCGGCTGGGCCGCGATCAGCCTCATCAGCCTCCTTCGGGGCGACGGTATCACCGGACTCGGACCGCTCGAGGGCGTGCTCACCGCTGGCCTCGTGAGCTACTTCGCGTGGTTCGCCCGCGAGTGCTGGGTCGGCGGCAGCGTGATCGGGACGGAAGCGTTCGTCGTCGAAGGAGGACGGTGACGCGGGATCGGTCGGGGTCGATTCCCGTCTGACGGTCCGCCGACCGCCGGCGAACGTTTCAGACGGACCGACACCGCCGCGATCGAGACAGTCGGATATCGACGTATCAGGACCTGTATAACCGTTCAACGGCCGGCCACGAACTTTTAGTCGCTGAGTTGTTAGGACTTCGCGTGACTCGAGCCGTTCGGCCGGCGACCCGCGACGACGCCTGGGCGATCCACGAGACGGCCCGCGAGAGCTGGCACGCCGCCTACGACGAGATCCTCGGGTCCGACCGGGTCGACGAGGTCGTCGACGACTGGTACGCGATCGGCGACCTCGAGTCGTCGATCGCCGGCGCGAGCGAGCGGACGGACGTGGCCTTTCTCGTCGCCGAACCGACCGACAGCGAGTCTCGAGTGCGATCGACGGGGGAGCGCAGCGGCGAGTTCGACCGCGAGTGTGCCGGGTTCGCCCACGCCGTCCCGTGGCCGGAGGACTCCGCGGTCGGCTACCTCGCGCGCCTGTACGTCAGCCCCGAGATCTGGGGCGAGGGGATCGGGACGCAGTTGTTGACGCGACTCGAGAGAGACCTCGAGCACGCGTTCGACCGCCTGCGACTGGCCGTCCTCGCGGCCAACGACGTCGGGATTGCGTTTTACGAGTCCGCGGGGTTCGAACGCGTCGCGACCCGTGAGAACGATCTGGCCGCGGGGCTCGAGGAGTACGTCTACGAGCGACCGATAGCGACCGAGATGCGATAGCCCGAGGCGGTCGCCGATTCGGGCGACGTTTCTGATCCCTCGGCGAGCGGTTCCGGACCTTCGCCGCGCCGAACGACAATCGAGAAACAGGGGAAATCGGACGACTACCGGCCGCTACAGCGTCTTGTCGGCTTCGTCGTCGTCCACGATTTCGATCCCGCGGTTGTTGACCGCCATCGGGTCGAGGCCGACCTCCTGGAGGAAGTTCTTGTACTCCCGTTCGCACTGCTCGGCGTCCTTCTGCTTGTCGCTGGCGCGGTCGCAGAGTTCGATCAGGTTCTCGGGGACGTCGTTCTGGTAGACGATCCAGTGGTTGATCAGGTCGCTGAGCCGGCGGATGGGGCTGGTGAAGTGGCCGTAGATCTCGAAGTTCAGCGCGTGGTGGCCGCCGAAGGGGTCGTTCATGTACTTCGCGCGGGGCATCACCTTCATCACCGCCCACTGGATCTTGTCGAGTTGCCGGCCGGGCGCCTCCTCGAGCGTCGCGTTGACCGCCTTTCGCGGGTCGTCCCACGTGTCGCCGGGGATCGAGACGCCGTCTAAGTCCTGAATTTCGCGGAGGGCTTCGGACCACTCGTCGGGGCTGGGCTGGGGGTGGACCCGGTACATCGCCTCGACACCGCGATTCCACATCAGCTCGTGCGTGACGGCCTTGTTGGCCTTCAGCATGCACTCCTCGATGATCGTGTGGGCCCGGTCGCGGCTCGGGTTCAGGACGAGCGAGCCGTCCTCCTTGCGCTGTTCGTGCATTCGATTCGCGACCTCGTAGACCAGTGTGTTCTCCTCGTGGAGGTCGGCATCGGGGTCCTCGAGTCGATTTTCGGCCTGCGAATAGGTCAGGCGCTCGTCGGACTGGATGACCGACTTATAGATCTCGATGTTCTCGTAGGAGAGGTTCTCCTTGTCGAGGTGCATCTCGACGGTGTGGGCGAGTCGGTCCTCGTTAGCGACCAGCGAACAGACCGTCTCGGCGAGCACCGGCGGCAGCATGTGGACTGTGTAGCCGGGCAGGTAGACCGTGTTGCCCCGTTCGACGGCCTCGTCCCACATCGCCGTGTCGGGATTAACGTAGTGGGTGACGTCGGCGATGTGGACCCAGAGGACGTACTCGTCGTCGCGCTCCTCGATCGAGAGCGCGTCGTCGAAGTCCTGGGCGTCGATCGGGTCCGTCGTCCAGGTCGTCAGATCTCGCAGATCCTTCCGTTCGTCGATCTCGTCGCTGATCTCGGCCGTCACGCCCTCTGTTCGGGCTTCGGCCTCCTCGAGGACCTCGGCGGGGAACTCGTCGCGGAGTTCGAACTTCTCGAAGAGTTCCTCGCGTTTGTTCTCGAGGTGGCGCGCGAGGTCCTCCGAGACTTCGACCGGGCCCTGGGCCTCGGCCGTCCCGGCCTCGGCCTGTGCGTCGTTACTCATATCGGGGCCTACGGACGTGAAGGTGAAAGTCGTGTCGGGATGGGCAGGCGACCGCTGGAGCGGTCGAAGCCCGAATTGGCGCCGCTCGAGGGACGCTGTGAACTCGACGCGGTTCGCCGTCAGGACTCCTCTTCGAGCGTCCCGTAGCGCTCCTCGACGGTCTCGAGGTAGTCGGCGAGAAAGGCGTCCCGATCCGTTTCGCCGGCCTCGCTCTCGACGAGTAAGGCCTCGAGTTCGTCCCGCGGATAGTGACAGAGCTCGTCGTGACAGGATTTACAGAGGTGTTCGAACTCCTTGTCCTCGCGATCCCAGCGGTCGCCGTGTTTGTCGTACTCGCGCGCCATCGACCGGGTGACCTGGTCGCCGCAGGCGAGACACGTGACCGTCTCAGTGCGCGTCCGGGAGGGCCACATAGCTAACCGGACACCGTGCTAGTACTTAGCAATTATCACACTCGTAATCGGCGGCGACTCTCAGGGCCTCCGATCGGTCGCCGAACGGGCCTTTTATCTCCCGTTCGGTCGTTGGACCGGGTATGCAGGTCAAGTCCCGACACCACCTCCGCAGCGATGCCGTCTCGGACGTCGAGACGGCCCTCGAGGAGCAACTCGGCGTCTCACCCGACGGGGATGCTTACGAGCGCGTCGAGTTCGAGGACACCGACTGGGAGGTCGTTCTCATCGACGGCGAGCCACGGGTTGCATACTTCGACGAAGAGCCGTTCCTGACCGTCAGAGGTGCCAACGCCTACGAACCCGAGAAGCGGCTGGTCACGGTCGATGCCGGCGCGATCTCGTTCGTCAGCGACGGCGCGGACGTGATGCGGCCGGGGATCACGGAGGCCACCGACGACATCTCGCCCGACGATCTGGTCGTCATCGCCGAGGAGTCCCACGGGAAGGTGCTGGCGGTCGGCCGCGCCCGCGTCGACGGCGACGATATGACCGGCAACGAGGGGAAGGTCATCGACTCGCTGCACCACGTCGGCGACGAACTCTACGAGTTCTCCGGCTAACGACGCTAGCATCCGCTCGCGAAGCGAGCGGTTCCCCGCCGGAGCGGGGCGAAGCCCCGTAACGACGGCCTTTTTTCATCAACGGTCGCAAGAGCGAAGCTCTTGCTACGCCCATCAGAAATCTTCGATTTCTGAGGACGTTTTTTGGCAGCGTGGGACCGGAGGTCCCACGTGACGTGCGAACGGGCCTTCGGCCCGTGAGCAGACGGGGTTCGAGCGAGCGAAGCGAGCGAGGATCCCGTTAAAAAGGTTGGTGGGGAACCGTTACGGTCCTTCCGCTGGAGTGGTGTGGTATGACACGACTCCCCGATTCGGACCGCGAGCGGATCGCCGCCCTCTTCGACCGCCACCTCGAGGTCGGGCTCCACCACGGCGCGCAACTGGCCGTCTACGTCGACGGCGAGCGGGTGCTCGACCTCGCGGGCGGCCGCGAAGGGCCCGACGGCGACCGGGAGACGCCCGAGACGCGACACGTGCTGTTCTCGTGTACGAAGCCCTACGCCGCCGTGACGCTGCACACGCTGGTCGACGAGGGGGAACTCGACTACGACGACCGCGTCGTCGACCACTGGCCGGAGTTCGCCGACGAGGGCACCGAGAAGGCCGAAATCACCGTTCGGCAGGTGCTCAGCCACACCGCGGGGCTCAACACGGGTGAGATCGACGACCGGCCCGACCTCTGGACCGACTGGGAGGCCGCGGTCGCGCAGATCGAAGCGATGGAGCCGAACTTCCCGCCGGGCGAGACGCCGGCCTACCACGCGCTCACGTTCGGCTGGCTGGTCGGCGAACTCGTCCGTCGGGTGTCCGGATCGTCGATCGAGGAGGCCGCAAAAGAGCGCGTGTTCGAGCCGCTGGGAATGGACGACACCGGGATCGGCCTCCGGGAGGGCGAGGACGACGACGTGGCGACGCTGGTCGGCTTCGAGGCGTTCGATCGCTGTCGGGACCCGGGCGAGGGGCTCGGGGACAACACCGAGGTCGCGGCGCCGTTCAACGCCGAAGAGATCCACCGCGCCGTGATTCCGGCGGCCAACGGGATCGGAACCGCCGGCGACATGGCGCGCTTCTACGCCTGCCTCGCCAACGGCGGCGAGCTCGAGGGCACCCGGTTCCTTTCGGCGGAGACCGTCGAGCGGATGACGGCCCTTGAGGCCGAGACCGACGCGGACGGTACGCTCGGGCGGGAGGGACGGTTCGCGCTCGGTTTCTGGAAGGGCGGGACGACGGTCGCCCCCTACGGAACGCTCTCGCCGGAACGAACGTTCGGCCACGCGGGGCTGGGGAGCAGCGTCGGCTGGGCCGACCCCGAGGAGAATATCGCCTTCTCGTACGTCACGAACGGGGTTCGGGACGGCTCCTACGAGCACGTCGCTCGCGTGAACGCGCTCGCGGACGCGGTTCGGCTCGCGATACTGTCGGAGTGAGCCCGGTGAGAGGGGCTAGTTGACCAGGTTGTAGAAGACGTCGCTGAACATGATCAGGATCAGCGCCGCGATGACGATGAGCACCAGAAAGGTGAAGAACACGATCGCGGCCTGCCGTCCGTCCAGCGTTTCCCCCTCGAGGAATTCGTTCAGTTCCATGACTGTGCGTACGATCGTCACGGTAAAAACAGTGTCGAGATGAACCGCTGCGGGTTACGTGTTCGGCTCCCAGTCCTGCACGGCGACGGTCTCGCCCGCGGGGATCCCCTCGCGGTCGTCGTCGACGACCACCCACCCGTCGGCCAGCGCGACGCTCGAGAGCACGCCGGAACCGCTCGCTCGAGTCGGCGTCGCCGCGAATCGCGGCTCGCCGGCCCCGAAGTCGTCGCCGTCGTCCGGGTCGCGATCCTCGAGTCGGACCCGCGCGAAGGTCCGCGTCCCGGGCTCGCTGGGGATCTTGCGCTCGAGGCGGGCGTGCGTGGTCGGATGCGGGTCGGGCTCAGTCCCCTCGAGCCAGCGCATTACGGGCCGGAGGAACTGGACGGCGTTGACGATACAGGCGACGGGATAGCCCGGCAACGCGAGGACGGGCGTCTCCTCGACGATTCCGAGACAGACGGGGTGGCCGGGCTTGAGCCCGACGCCGTGGACGACCACCTCGCCCAGTTCGTCGATCACCTCGGGTAAGAGGTCGCGTTCGCCGACGCTCGAGCCGCCGGTGGTGACGATGACGTCCTTCGTCAGGTCCCGCTGGATCGCCACGCGAAGCGACTCGAAGTCGTCGGTGACGACGTCACGATAGGTCGCGCGACCGCCCCAGCGCTCGACGAGTCGGGAGACGGTGAGCCCGTTGGTCTCGATCACTTCGCCCGGCCCCGGCTCGCCCTCGACGAGTTCCTCGCCGGTCGGGATCACGCCGACCGTCGGGGGCTCGGCGACCGCGACGCGGGCGTAGCCCGCCGACCGCAACAGACCCAGGTCCGACGGCCGCAGCCGGTGGCCCGCGTCGTAGAGGTGCTGGCCTTCCTCGACATCCTCGCCGACCGGCGCGACGTTCTCGCCTTCGGCGACCGCGTCCTCGATCTCGACCTCACCGGCCGACTCGAGTTCGGTCACCCGTTCGATCATGACGACGGCGTCGGCGCCCTCGGGGAGGGCACTGCCGGTGTGAACGCGGGCCGCCGTGTCGGGCCCGACGTCGGCGTCGGTGCCGACGCCCTCGGCGATCCGCAACACTTCGGGAGAGCGGTCGCTGGCGCCGAACGTGTCCGCCGCACGGACAGCGTAGCCGTCCATCGCGGCCCGCTCGTAGTGGGGCACGCTCCGGGCCGAGGTGACGGGGGCGGCCAGCACGCGGCTGTCCGCGCGCTCGACGTCGATCCGCTCGGTGCCCGTCAGCGGCGAGAGCGCGTCGCCGGCGTCGGCCGCGTCGCCGTCCCCACCGGTCCCGTCGCCGGTATCGCTTTTCCTCACGACGGCCTCCTTGAGTATCCGTCGCGCCTCGTCGACCGGCGTCCGTTCCTTGAACCCGGCCCGCTTGCGCTCGCTGTCGGCTCCGTCCATACCCTCACTCGGGTCGCCGGGCGCCTAAAACGTGGGGGACCGGTCCGGTCGGCGGTGCCAGCCGCCGTAGTCGAGTGGGGCCAGCGCGTGGCGCGTCCCGCGTCGCACGGGACAGGCAGCTGGCCGCCGAATCGACCGCTACCGCGGCCTTTTTCGTATCGGCGTTCGAACCTGTAGTCATGTCAGCGCTTCGCGCCGCACTGCAGGATCTCTCCGAAGACGTCTTCTTCGATCTGCTCGAGAGCGAGGACGCCTACCTGCTCGTCCTCGACGTTCCGGGCGTCTCCGCCGACTCCCTCGAGGCGGCGGTCGACGACGGCCGGCTCTCCATCGAGGCCCACCGCGAGAAGGACCCCGCGGACGACTACCAGTACCTCGAGGAGAACCGCTCGCTCTTTCTGGATATCGAGCTCCCCCTCCCCGCCGACGCGGTCGGCACGGAGACGGAAGCGGTCGTCGAACGCGGCGTCCTCGAGCTGACCCTCCCCAAAACGTCGGCGACGGGCGAGACGACGATCGACGTCGTCGAGGAAGACTCCTAACCTGAGGTGACACAGACTGGGCTCCCTCCGTGCGTACAAGCGGTTCGTCCTCGTCGCGTGGCAGTTCCTCCCGCTCTTGCTCGCGTACGCCCGTGACCGCCATCGATTCCTGCTGTTCGGGCGGCCGCGATCGGTCGACGCCGAGACCCACCGCCACCGCGCGGAGGTCCTCCTCGAGTCGCTGCTGACGCTCGGGCCGACGTTCATCAAACTCGGCCAGCTGCTCTCGACCCGTCCCGACGTGCTCCCGCCGGCGTACCTCGACGTCCTCGCGGCGCTGCAAGACGAGGTGCCTCCGGCCGACTGGGCCGATGCGAAACGGGTCCTCGAGGAAGAGATCGGTCCCGTCGACGAGCGATTCGTCGGGTTCGAGACCGAGGCGATCAGCGGCGCGAGCCTCGGGCAGGTGTATCACGCGCGGGTCGATCCCGAGGCCGTCGACGCCGTCGGGACGGCGGACCTGACGGCTGAACCTGGTGACACTCGAGCGGACGGCACCGGAGGACGCGACCCCGCCGGCCGCGAGGTCGCGGTGAAGATCCGACGGCCGGAGATCGAGGAACTGGTCAACGCCGACCTGCGGGTCATCAAGTGGTCGCTACCGATCCTGCTGTACTTCGTCGACGAGTCCCGAGCGTTCTCGCTGCGAAACCTCGCCGACGAGTTCGCGAAGACGATCCGCGAGGAGATGAACTACGAGCGCGAGGCCGAGATGCTCCGGGAGATCCGAGGCAACTTCGCCGACGACGATCGCTTCGTCATCCCCGACGTGATCGAGAGCCACTCCGGTCGGCGCGTGCTCACGATGGAGTACATCAAGGGAACGAAGATCAACGATCTCGAGGAACTCGAGCGAAAGGGGATCGACCGCACGCGACTCGCCGAGAACTTGGAACGGGCGTACCTGCAGATGATCATGGACGACGGCGTCTTCCACGCCGATCCGCACCCGGGGAACCTCGCGGTGACCGACGACGGTCGGATCGTCTTCTACGACTTCGGGATGTCGGGGCGGGTCGACTCGTTCGTCCAGGAGAAGATCATCGACTTCTACGTCGCCGTCGCCAACCAGGACATCGACGGCATCCTCGACGCCTTGATCGAGATCGGCACCTTGAGCCCCGACGCCGACCGGGGCGTGATGGCCGAGGTGATGGAGATCGCCATCCAGGACGCCCGCGGTGAAGACGTCGAACAGTACCGGGTCAATCAGATCGTCGGCCAGATCGAGGACTCGATCTACGTCTTCCCGTTCCGACTCCCGAAAAATCTCGCGCTCGTTTTGCGGGTCGCGACCGTCGTCGAGGGAGTCTGCGTCACGCTCGATTCCGACTTCGACTTCATCTCGGTCGCGACCGACTACCTCACCGAGGAGGGGTATCGCGAGGAGTCCATCCGACAGTACGCCCGGGAGACCGGCGAGAACATCCGCAGAACCGGTGAGTCGCTAACTCGACTCGCGCCGAAGGCCGAGCGCGCCCTCGACCGACTCGACCGGGACGACCTCTACGTCCGCATCGGTCTCGAGGACGAGGAGAACGTCTTCGACCAGTTCGCGAAGCGGCTGATCTACGGTATGTTGCTCACGATGTCGCTGTTCTCGACAGGGGTCCTCTACGCCCTCGAGGCGCCCCGGGCGTCGATCGTCGCGGCCGTCTTCTCGCTGGTCGTGACGGTCCTGCTCTACCGCTCGTTCCGCGAACGGAGGGGCATCGGCGCCAAACCGCAGTTCACGCGACAGAACATGCGCCAGCGCCGCGGCGAGGAGTAGGCAGGGTCAAACGTTCTTTTCGCTGGCGCTCGAGTGTCCGGTATGGACTACGAGCGAATCGCCGACCTGTCGGTGACGATCGACGAGGTGTCGACCGACCGCCTCGAGCGCGAGACCTCGAGCGAGTTCACGCGCGTCACGACCGAGTTCGCGCTGTCGGGACCGGGGCCGGACGGCGAGCCGGTCGTCGGCCGCGGTGAGGACGTTACCTACGAGACCGACGAGCACGACGCGCTGGCCGAATCGGGACTGCCCGATCTCGCCGGCGAGTACACGATCGACTCCTTTTCCGCCCACCTCGAGTCGGTCGATCTCTTCCCGGCGGGGCCGCCCGACCGCGAGGTCTTCCGCAACTACCGGCGCTGGGGGCTCGAGAGCGCGGCGCTGGACCTCGCCTTGCGGCAGGCCGACACCGACGTCGCGAGCGCGCTCGGCCGGTCGCTCGACCCCGTCCGGTTCGTCGCCAGCACGCGGCTGGGCGAGCCACCGACGACCGATCGCCTCGAGACCCTGCGCGAACGGGTCCCGGGCCTCGAGTTCAAACTCGATCCGATTCCGGCCTGGGACGACGACCTCGTAGCGGCGATCGACGATACCGTCGGAGCCGATGCGATCCGCATCCTAGACCTCAAGGGCCAGTACAAGGGGACCGACGTCGACGTGCCTGCCGATCCCGAACTGTACGAGCGAGTGCTCGAGGCCTTCCCCGACGCGGTGGTCGAGGATCCCGCCCTGACCGCTCGGACGCGGCCGCTGTTCGACGATTCCGACGTCCGCGGCCGGGTGTCGTGGGACGCCCCGATCCACAGCGTCGAGGACGTCGAGGACCTGCCGTGGGAGTCCGACTGGCTCAATATCAAGCCCTCGCGCTTTGGCTCGCTCGAGTCGCTGCTCGAGACGCTGGCCTACTGCGAGGCGAACGAGATTCGGCTGTACGGCGGCGGGCAGTTCGAACTCGGTGTCGGCCGGGGGCAGATCCAGACGCTCGCCGCGCTGTACTACCCCGACGGACCCAACGACGTCGCGCCGCGAGCGTACAACGATCCGACCGTCGGGGACGGGCTGCCTGCGAGCCCGCTCGAGCCGTCGACCGACCCCCGCGGGTTCCGCTGAGACGGGACGTGAGCGGCGACTCGAGACGGGTTCGGTTTCGCATCGTCGGGTTCGAATCGCGGGGCGGGCCGGCGTCGGCCTCGCGAGCCGCGTCCGCCGTGTCACCGACTGACTCGGTGCCAGCGGCCATTCCAAACGGTTTATGCACGTCGATTGATTACGCCGGGACATGGCGAAACAGCAGACCGAAGTTCGCGACCTCCAGGAAGGAAGCTACGTGATGATCGAGGACACGCCGTGTAAGATCAACGCCTACTCGACGGCGAAGCCGGGCAAACACGGCAGCGCCAAGGCGCGCGTCGAGGCCGAGGGCGTCTTCGACGGCAAGAAGCGATCGCTCTCCCAGCCGGTCGACGCGAAGATCTGGGTCCCGATCATCGAGCGCAAACAGGGCCAGATCGTCTCCGTCGACGGCGACGACATGCAGGTCATGGACCTCGAAACGTACGAGACGATCACGATGCGCGTCCCCGACGACGCCGACGTCTCCCCCGACGAGAACATCGAGTACCTCGAGATGGAAGACCAGCGAAAGATCGTCTGATGTTTCCCGGGGCGACCGACGACGGCGAGGGGAGCCACACGGCGGGCGAGACCGACCGTGACGGCGCGAACTTCGTGGTCGTCGGTGCGCCCCTGGACGTATCGACGACCTTTCAGCCGGGGACCCGATTCGGTCCCCGACGCATTCGAACTTTTGCCGAACCGTTCGACGACTACGACCACCGGAGGGACCAGTACTTCTCCGACCTCGGCGTCGAGGACCACGGCGACGTCCGCGCGTGGGACAATGCCAAAGAGTACCTCGAGTACCTCGAGGGGACGCTGCGCGGTGTCGTCTGGGACGACGCCGTCCCGCTGACGCTCGGCGGGGAACACACCGTCTCGCTGGCGGGCGTTCGCGCCGTCGAACCCGAGGTAGTCGTCGTGCTCGACGCCCACCTCGACCTCTACGAGGCCTACGACGGCAACGCGCTCTCTCACGCCTCCGTCACCCGACGGATCCTCGAGGTCGATTCCGTCGACGACGTGTTCGTCCTCGGCGCTCGGACCGGCAGCGAGGCGGAGTGGGAGCGGGCCCGAGAACCGGACGTGACGGTCGTCCCACCCGAAGACGTCGCCGACTGGCCGTTAGCGGATCGACTGGACGGTCGCGACGCCTACCTGAGCGTCGACATCGACGCCGCCGACCCAGCCTACGCGCCGGGGACCGGAACCAGAGAGCCGTTCGGCCTCGAGTCCCGCGAGCTGCGCGACGTCGTCCGCGCGGTCGCACCGCAGGCGAACGGCTTCGACGTCGTCGAGGTCAACGACCGCGACGAGGGACAGACCGCGGCGCTGGCCGGGAAACTCGTCCGTGAGTTCGTCTTCTCACACGCCGACGGCTGGTAGGACCGTCGAACCGCCGGTCCCATCGCGCTCGTGTGTGTGCCGACTCGTGATTTTCGAGCGAACGCTGGAAAGATTGGATACCTTGCAACTGCATCGCACATATTGATAGCCGGAATCGGTGGAGAGATCCGATGGTTATGGTGTCC containing:
- a CDS encoding translation initiation factor IF-5A, whose translation is MAKQQTEVRDLQEGSYVMIEDTPCKINAYSTAKPGKHGSAKARVEAEGVFDGKKRSLSQPVDAKIWVPIIERKQGQIVSVDGDDMQVMDLETYETITMRVPDDADVSPDENIEYLEMEDQRKIV
- a CDS encoding ABC1 kinase family protein, producing the protein MLAYARDRHRFLLFGRPRSVDAETHRHRAEVLLESLLTLGPTFIKLGQLLSTRPDVLPPAYLDVLAALQDEVPPADWADAKRVLEEEIGPVDERFVGFETEAISGASLGQVYHARVDPEAVDAVGTADLTAEPGDTRADGTGGRDPAGREVAVKIRRPEIEELVNADLRVIKWSLPILLYFVDESRAFSLRNLADEFAKTIREEMNYEREAEMLREIRGNFADDDRFVIPDVIESHSGRRVLTMEYIKGTKINDLEELERKGIDRTRLAENLERAYLQMIMDDGVFHADPHPGNLAVTDDGRIVFYDFGMSGRVDSFVQEKIIDFYVAVANQDIDGILDALIEIGTLSPDADRGVMAEVMEIAIQDARGEDVEQYRVNQIVGQIEDSIYVFPFRLPKNLALVLRVATVVEGVCVTLDSDFDFISVATDYLTEEGYREESIRQYARETGENIRRTGESLTRLAPKAERALDRLDRDDLYVRIGLEDEENVFDQFAKRLIYGMLLTMSLFSTGVLYALEAPRASIVAAVFSLVVTVLLYRSFRERRGIGAKPQFTRQNMRQRRGEE
- the speB gene encoding agmatinase, coding for MFPGATDDGEGSHTAGETDRDGANFVVVGAPLDVSTTFQPGTRFGPRRIRTFAEPFDDYDHRRDQYFSDLGVEDHGDVRAWDNAKEYLEYLEGTLRGVVWDDAVPLTLGGEHTVSLAGVRAVEPEVVVVLDAHLDLYEAYDGNALSHASVTRRILEVDSVDDVFVLGARTGSEAEWERAREPDVTVVPPEDVADWPLADRLDGRDAYLSVDIDAADPAYAPGTGTREPFGLESRELRDVVRAVAPQANGFDVVEVNDRDEGQTAALAGKLVREFVFSHADGW
- a CDS encoding Hsp20/alpha crystallin family protein, with protein sequence MSALRAALQDLSEDVFFDLLESEDAYLLVLDVPGVSADSLEAAVDDGRLSIEAHREKDPADDYQYLEENRSLFLDIELPLPADAVGTETEAVVERGVLELTLPKTSATGETTIDVVEEDS
- a CDS encoding molybdopterin molybdotransferase MoeA, which gives rise to MDGADSERKRAGFKERTPVDEARRILKEAVVRKSDTGDGTGGDGDAADAGDALSPLTGTERIDVERADSRVLAAPVTSARSVPHYERAAMDGYAVRAADTFGASDRSPEVLRIAEGVGTDADVGPDTAARVHTGSALPEGADAVVMIERVTELESAGEVEIEDAVAEGENVAPVGEDVEEGQHLYDAGHRLRPSDLGLLRSAGYARVAVAEPPTVGVIPTGEELVEGEPGPGEVIETNGLTVSRLVERWGGRATYRDVVTDDFESLRVAIQRDLTKDVIVTTGGSSVGERDLLPEVIDELGEVVVHGVGLKPGHPVCLGIVEETPVLALPGYPVACIVNAVQFLRPVMRWLEGTEPDPHPTTHARLERKIPSEPGTRTFARVRLEDRDPDDGDDFGAGEPRFAATPTRASGSGVLSSVALADGWVVVDDDREGIPAGETVAVQDWEPNT